DNA sequence from the Daphnia pulex isolate KAP4 chromosome 8, ASM2113471v1 genome:
CTGCGATCTCTGCTGCGGACGTACGACGATTGCGTTCGAACTGGCGACGGAACTCGATACAAGAAAAGCGGATCCGCTCTGGAAATGATGGACGACGTCGAGTCCGATCCGGGCAAATCTCCGTTTCGGATGCTGgccggcaacaacaacaagtctcAACAGCAGCATTCACTGCAGCAAGCCAACCAGTCGCTGTTGAGGGCCCTGGCCAGCCACCGACTCTTGTAAACGATATTCGATTGTCCAGTTGATCGCTTCTCTCATCAAATGATCTCAGCcaaatttctttcctttgtaGTATTAGTTTTGACCAAAATAATCCCGCCCTGGAAACGTGTACTATAAATATACGTCCGTGTAGCATTCCATTGGCCAATGGTCCGTCCATAATTCTCTCTCATTTCGAAAGACAATCACGAGTGGCGAAGAATGATCGGAAACCCACGTCATCGCCATCCCCTGCCAAATCGGCAGAGCGCCTCCCGCTCTATTTCCGAATCATTCATGGTCACTGTCTGACCTTTTTCTGGTCCGTCTCCTTTGCCCATTCAAGAGACAATTAcgtacatttttaaatttagatgcATCCTCCTCCCATTCCATCCCATTGATGGATAGACACTCGTTGCGAACAGGAAAATATAGGCCTCTGAAAATagtcaaaagagagaaagttgcTATTTCAACGGTGCGTCACGTAGTGTGTGACATGCTGTCCGTCGACTCGGGGGAGATGACGAGTAGGAGGAGCCTGCCATCTCCAGCATTCCCTccgctttttttctataaatcaCGCGAGAGCCGTGCAACTATTCTTCATATTCGCCGCGACATTCGGATGAGCCGCATCTTGATGCTCCTACTCCAGCAGGTATAAACCTATTCAACTATTAAGACCCTTTCACCttgttttcatcattttcccaGTGTACCAGATAGAATTTCGAGGTAGAAAggtcatttatttcttttttaatgccTTACCACCCTCAAGGTTAATAGGTGTAGTGGGGGGAGGATCCTTTTTTTGACatttcgaaatgaaattttcctttttttagatttcctGGGAAAACCCCAAGTCTCGACACGAATTTTTCTGATGAATTTTCGCACAATTCCTTGGggttttttttgaatgaataagaAGGAATTTACGCATGTCGGGTGAGAATGAGATTTACtgggaaaaaacacaaatttcaattgcagACGATTTTTGACGTGTCGGcgcaagttttctttttaaaataaagacatGCAATTTAAttgtcgacgacgacgtagAGAGATCATTAGAGTTTGTGCGTCACTCCAGGCCGGTTCTACACCTTTTGTTCTTCTTGCCTAAAAACTCTGATCATCAGCAAATATTTCACCTGTGTCGTTTCCTTTCTCTCGTGTGTTATTTGCCGCTGGTAGCAGCAGagaataaagaagatgaaatcgACGACGAACGTTACAATTTCGACACTTGTGATGCTGGTGGCCATAATGGCCACGGAATTGCTAGGTCATCccgcgacgacgacgacgacgacgggcgaCCAAAACGTCCGCCATCATCACCATCGCCACCAACACGCCGACCCCAATAGCGGCCGAGCTTCCCGTCTCCTTTATTCGCCCAGGTCCCGATCCCTCAACAACAATAACGTGCCCGACATGCACACCGCCCTCCGCAGGTTTTTAATAttcatctccttttcttttcgatttgATCCGGTTCCGGGGCGACGCTATGGGAACCTTGACGACAGCCACAGCTAATCACAACCGactcgtttgtttgtttgacttttgtttgacttttgtttgtgtgtgcgctGTGCAGATTGAGAGAAAGTCAGCAAATGGCCATGACTGAAAGGCAGTCGAATTCGGCGGCGATTAACCAGAACGAACCGCAGCCCAACGAAGTGGAAGGATCTCACGCCAGTCGTCACGAAGAGGACGAGAATTCTTCAGCTAAAGGTAAcagtttgattattatttattattttaaataagactttattttaaaacaaatttaaaaatgattcagAGTTGTGCCACGCTAAAATCCTGCAGAAATGCGGGTCGGCCGTCATTGAAGGATTCGCCGAAACCGATTTGCCATTGAACCAGAAATGCCGAATCAGAGAAGTAAGTCGTTAGCATTGCACCAATCCATTTTGGCAATGAATGTGACGTAATTTCTTGTTGTCAATTGCAGAATTTCCTTCACTGCGTCATCAAAATGAAGCGGCATTCCTGTCACAAACGATCCCGCGATGATTCGCTATTGACTGACGACTACATTCGATCTCTTCGTCAACAGATACTCACTTTACTCTGGTACGGTATCTACAACATGttatttattcgtcttttgAGATTGTTAACTGGGTCGGAAGATGGTCGCTCATTGATTATTCTAATTTATTCGCCATTCAGGTCGGCTCGTGGGTGCGTTTTGGGTATGGAAATACCCAAGTAGCGTTGAGTGTAGTCGTATTATTCTAGTTGGATTGATTTAACTGAATCCCGAAAtgacttatatatttttttaattgtttcttttggaTTCTCAATCGGTTGacgtgattttattttatttgacaaCACTATTCCTCGTGTAAACCTGCAAGATTCTATCGCTCTgatattattttgatattcaTGTAAATGTGTTTCATTGTATCCTTTATTTGTGTGCGTTCGAGTGTGGAATCCATTTGGGAATTtcgggaagaaagaaaaacaaaaatagaaaaaaaatttccaagtgTAATTTTGTGTTTGCTACATTGTAGTACCCCAGACGACTACAAACAGGGGGAAAATCCGACTTTTAACGGTTGTTGGCTTTCTTATAGCGGcggttttttatttactgcGAGTTCCTTGTTTGACCATTCGTAGATGGCGCGCAAACcgcaaaattgaattcaaaccGATAGTCAAGTAGACGCTTGCCacatttcacttttgtttttaaaattcagattcagatttatttaatattgaattgaattatacTTTGTATTAATATTTTCTGCCAGATGATAATTTCGTCATATTTTTACCAACTACATTAATGAAGCAAATTTTACTGGTTTTGTGCaacgcatttttttttgtttaatatgcTGCCACCAAGGGGAGGGACGAGGCCGTAAGGGTTATATGATGAGCAAATAATTGAGATATTCCTTCGAGGAAGTTGAGTTATGCATAGAAAAATGTCCCGACTATTTTATCACCAACAAATAGTGAAATGCCAAAAGTGTGCCGACGGTTTTCCCAGAATTCCAGACCTGTTTCAAAATCTAGGCTTCGCCCAAGTTGTAAGattggccgctagatggcccTCGATTCTCGCCAGGTCCCTGCTGCTGCAAGCATCCCACAAAAAAACTGTGTGCCAGTCATAGCCGGTGTATATGCGAGTTGGTCTTTATccagacaatttttttattattgcaaaaaccaccaccaccatggAGAAAcgaattgaattggaaaaaagaggaaggaatCCCGATCAGGTAAATGTCACaactggtttttttatttcgtctcGTGGCATTGCAGAAATCGATTCAGCAGCACTCGTATCGTACTGCTCGGTTTTATACTGACGTATTCACTGGTAATTTCCCACTAAAAATTGCTGTCTTGCAGCGTATTGCCTCGTTACGTGCCCAGTTCTAATGACAAGCTGACATATTCGTCGTGATTTTTTCTCGACGTTAAGTCGATGAAACGATTTCAAGAAACACTTGCTGGCGTCGCTCGAGAACGTGTTGTTTAGCATGTTCGTACCCAGTCCGTGAATGTGGCGTGGTTCGACAGTTATTCCTCTcacagagtgtgtgtgtatgtatctGCCTCGTGAAGGCGTCCGATAGacgcgctgtgtgtgtgtgagtgtgtggaTCCACGGGGCTTCCAAAAGTCGTACGCAATACTTGAGGCTTTTGGACATTTGCATGCCTTTCAGGCCAGTTGAGAATTGTCGGTCGCGATGGACAAAAATCTGTTGTTAGATAACGCTTTTGACAAGTCGACAGTTTTCGAGTCACTTCCTTCTGGTCAGTACAGGAAAATGGAGACGAGAAACGAACGTCACATCTTGCTAGCATCAGCGCACCGCCCATTTTGGCGCCATTTTCAGAttcgaaaatctttttcattatGTCTTCCCCTTAATCAGTGGTCTTAtggtcgattttcttttgattttatcaTTTCAGATCACAGAATTGAACCTGGATAACTGTAGGAGTACAACCATTGTTGGTTTGACAGATGAGTTTGTGGGTCTTGAAGCTCTCAGTCTCATCAATGTGGGTCTCACTAGCCTAAAAGGATTCCCCAAGCTTCCGAACTTAAGAAGGGTATTACCATATtattctttgtattttttggcTGGACCCTAATCATGTTTTATGTATTTCCCTTAGCTGGAATTGAGTGACAACAGGATCTCAGGTGGCTTGAATGCTCTtagcagcagcacaaaacTAACATCACTTAACCTCAGTGGTAACAAAATCAAAGATCTAGATACTCTGGAGCCACTCGTAAGTTTGTTTACTTGAATCATGCAGAAGTCAAActgacaaaatcttttttttacttgcagAAAGAGTTTAAGATGCTACGATCATTAGACTTGTTCAACTGTGACGTCACAACCAGAGAAGACTACAGGGAGAAAGTATTCCAGTTTCTGCCGTCATTAAAGTACCTTGATGGGTATGTATAAATCTGTTACCATCTCTTTGTGGAGACATTTTAAATAAGTTGGTTTATGTAGATATGACTGTGATGACCGAGAGGCTGAAGATGATGAACTCAATGGCAATGATGAAGATGAGGAAAGCGGTGAGGAAGCACCCGATAATGAAGAAGGTAAGAGTCTAAAAATTTATTCTCATGACAGTTaagcaaaatgtttttttatttagatgaagGAGTAGAAGATGAGGGTGGTGATgaaggtgaagaagaagacgaaggagAGGAGGATGTAGGCTTGGATGCCATTTACAAAGACAACTTGGATGTAAGCATGAATCTTGGGAAATTTGTCTTCAGTATAATTGAAATTCTCTTGTTATGTAGGAGGAAAGCGAAGGTGAAGATTATGAAGGAGCAGGAGATGACAGTGACGAAGATTTAGACGAGGAAGAGGATGACGgggaagaagtagaagaagaaggtattgacattcttttaatttctaaacatATCCCGTCACGTCAAcgtttttcattgttttacAGAATCGCCAGCGCGAGGGAAAAAGCGAAAAATGGAGGACTGATCCGTTAGATAGTCCGCCCAACCTTTCTATTTCATTGCtgagaattttgagaaaaaaaagtgttatacgatacaaaaagaaaaaacaaaacaaaaaaaaaaaatcaacaggaaaaagaaaatgccacGAACAGTTTGTTTGAATGTATCCACCCTTCGATTGACTACTAATGCTGGACTTGCAGAGGTTTATGTGTAGAGAGACTGGCATGTCGAATCCACTCGGGAGGTTAATCTACGATCGTGATGCAGTACAATTAAGCGTCCTTATTCTCATGTTGTGTACACTGTAAGGATTGAGCTTTCCTCTATCTCCCTTCCTTCTTTACCCTTTCCCACGTCTTTTTAttccaggatttttttttatttttgataatgCGGAAATGCTGCTGTTGCCATTGTTCACGTTATTTTCTGAAAGAAAAGCGCGCCACCTCCACTCTTTCCTCCCAAattaaaagctaaaaaaaaacttcttgaGTTTCACCCTGTTCACCACCCACCTCTTATATCCTCCAATTGCGTTGTCTTATTGGAATGTGTCTTCGAGAATGGTAATTCAAACTTTATGATGAAAATGACTAGATGATgaacgtttttcttctgtttcggCAACCGAAAGTGTGGAGCATTTTCAATACATGTTTTCCCATTTACGAGTGGAAAATCCATCACATacgttacattttttttaattgccagCAGAAACACTTTCCGTTtcggaaaatttttgaaaaaatttttaatgctGAACAGCTGAAAGACATGAAGCAGAGAAACTGTGGActtcttttaaatgttgaagaaattcaaatttcttgctGCAGAGCCATCTAGTGGTATTTTTTAGAATGCAGAACAAATTGTCTGCTACCTGCTTGACTAAGGTGCCAACCGTCTGCTCTGCTTGCCATTGACATTTAGCTTGTACAGCTACACTCACTGTACAGGTTGTTTAAGGTAGGCTAAAATTTTTGCTACGCACTTAAGGATATAATGTGATCTATGTAACATTTTTACAATAGATGCATGGTTTCTTCTAAAACTAAACTTGTAAACCATATTGAAGGCTTCAACTCAAATAAATGCGTCAAAACGTATTTCAATGCAAGTGATCTTCCCTCCCAAAATGTGGGCTAAGATTTTTCAACGATATCGTTGCTTAGATGACAGTTCAGCGATATCGTCTCTTCTGCACAATGAATGATGTAATTAATGGGCCTTAAAACTAATTAGTGTTTATAGATCAATGATTCTTCTCTGAGTACACTAGGCTTGAATCAAGCAAATAATATGCATGTAACCCATAGTTACTTTAGTAGTAAAGTTATCCTCAGCTAATCACAACTAGCCAACAGCCTTTCACGACCACATTTCCTGTGCAGAGAATGAAAGCAAGCTCTTCCTTCTCCTCGTTGTAGAAGTTGGACTGACGTCCATTATCAACTTGGGGATTTGTTATGCGTGATATGCTGCGGTGGtggctttttttgtgtgaagacgaatgaaaaaatgattcTTTCAACAATATTAAATCATGcgataattaaatttatgcaaaattttaacataaaccgcattttatttattctgaaatacaaatatttaaaagacataagaactccttttttaaatattattaaaaatacccgacaatagaactccagtgcccgacagtagaactccattaCAGACAATAtaactccaataattttttaattattttcatgtccgACACgagttttaaattattttcatgaccGACAGCACAACTCCAGTTACGAAATTGTGGGTGATAACTGCCAGTTTCTGTTttagcaacaaagctcacttgttagatttttgataatgtgtttttttttctacttccggttttctcatttctgtcagtagtttagtaaatattcatctgacgcacaaaagaaccacatattcgtgatcctcgtcaaatttgtggtaaagttcatgtttttttttgtacgtacgcgtacttccggtttcgagaattatcctgaactatagttcaggaaaaatctcgattttgaccaaattctgGTTTTCGTTTAAAGTACAcgtaatcgaccccaaatttcacggagatcacgaatatttggtttatttgatcggcagctcaatggttaaggcgctatcgcttacttccggtctacttccggaaaatttacataaaagtagcaagtgagctttgttgtcCGTACATTTCTAAAGATGAAATGCTAGGtttaagcaaataaaaatgtgcttttcaagttttgtgggTATCTTAAGAGTTAAGACCAGTCCGTGAAATCTCAAATAAGTTGAGTTTTTAGGCGTGtccaatagatggcgtgttaaTTGTATCAGTTATGGGCTcatggcggtttgctgtcaagCTAAGcgattttttcttcgaaaattaccaatgtatttacaggtaaattcgagtgatttcgtgtgtaaattgtcggtgatgtgttctattccgtgtatatgttggataaacttaatgtttctcatcaacttacaggagaAAACGTGTTGAAAGGGTCGTGCAGCTTACTGCTGTCAAgctgttcaaaatcattgtattctactgaatgtgccatcaaattgaaacaggtaataaccaaattactagctttattaatacagtattgctgaaacatatattcttcggattcatcataattatctgctgtttgtttggacttgctagatcaccaatcCCAGCCATGCCGATTTTGAGTGTACACTactaactgtttaattatttctagatcatagacgtcaagcacattgatgacacaaagtATACacaaggtgacttattgtttttttttatttacaggttctttATTACAGGTTTTTAACACATTGGCATGACAGATTTGATGAGAAGGAGGCATTCCCATAgtacaggtt
Encoded proteins:
- the LOC124200128 gene encoding uncharacterized protein LOC124200128 isoform X1, with product MTSRRSLPSPAFPPLFFYKSRESRATILHIRRDIRMSRILMLLLQQQQRIKKMKSTTNVTISTLVMLVAIMATELLGHPATTTTTTGDQNVRHHHHRHQHADPNSGRASRLLYSPRSRSLNNNNVPDMHTALRRLRESQQMAMTERQSNSAAINQNEPQPNEVEGSHASRHEEDENSSAKELCHAKILQKCGSAVIEGFAETDLPLNQKCRIRENFLHCVIKMKRHSCHKRSRDDSLLTDDYIRSLRQQILTLLWSARGCVLGMEIPK
- the LOC124200129 gene encoding acidic leucine-rich nuclear phosphoprotein 32 family member A-like; translation: MRVGLYPDNFFIIAKTTTTMEKRIELEKRGRNPDQITELNLDNCRSTTIVGLTDEFVGLEALSLINVGLTSLKGFPKLPNLRRLELSDNRISGGLNALSSSTKLTSLNLSGNKIKDLDTLEPLKEFKMLRSLDLFNCDVTTREDYREKVFQFLPSLKYLDGYDCDDREAEDDELNGNDEDEESGEEAPDNEEDEGVEDEGGDEGEEEDEGEEDVGLDAIYKDNLDEESEGEDYEGAGDDSDEDLDEEEDDGEEVEEEESPARGKKRKMED
- the LOC124200128 gene encoding uncharacterized protein LOC124200128 isoform X2 translates to MTSRRSLPSPAFPPLFFYKSRESRATILHIRRDIRMSRILMLLLQQQRIKKMKSTTNVTISTLVMLVAIMATELLGHPATTTTTTGDQNVRHHHHRHQHADPNSGRASRLLYSPRSRSLNNNNVPDMHTALRRLRESQQMAMTERQSNSAAINQNEPQPNEVEGSHASRHEEDENSSAKELCHAKILQKCGSAVIEGFAETDLPLNQKCRIRENFLHCVIKMKRHSCHKRSRDDSLLTDDYIRSLRQQILTLLWSARGCVLGMEIPK